The Kryptolebias marmoratus isolate JLee-2015 linkage group LG7, ASM164957v2, whole genome shotgun sequence region aagTTTAAGTGTCAAACGTTGAAATGCTCCATAGCTACACATCTCTTCATTCTCACTGTTAGAATCTGATTAGGCATCACTAGACGTGTGTGAGGTTGGATCACACAGCTGGTAACAGCTGtgttaatttctttgtttagttATAAAtactggagctgctgctgcatacAGACAACAGACTTCAATGATTTCCTGGACCAGAAGGGCTGCAGCACAGGGAAACATCGCTGGGTAGCAAAGCAGGTAGGTGCTTCAGTGATGGGTAGAACTTAAGGGACTCCTTTGAAGTtagttggaaaaataaaatgatcttgaaGCACTATATTTTATAGATGACATTTGTGAAAGGGGGTGGACTGTCTATTAATAATAGGAAGGAGTTAATAGTTAAGGATAGAGTGAAAAGAGAAACGTGTTGGTTTTAATCTCAGAGAGCTCAAAGTTGTGTGACTGACTGGTTTTTGGACATATTTACAGGACAAGAAGAAGGTGGCGTGTCGCCATGACTGGCACCAAACTGGAAACACTGTTGTTGTGACAATTTATGCCAAGAATTCAATCCCTGATTTATGCAGCATTGAAGCCAACCGGACGGTGGTGAGTATTGTGACACATTGCATAAATATACATCTAAAACAATGTAGTTGGATAGATTTTGGAGatgatttaaatctaaaatcttcCTAACTGTCTACTCTGTCCATTTTTACTAGCATGTTACCTGAAGTCAACTCATTTTTCTTACGATctcaaaaaaatgtatgaaaaatacATTGTGACTTAAATAGCTAAAACCCTATTGAACACAGTGTTTTCCCTATTGGTTTGATAAGGAAAACACCTTTTAGAAATTTGTAGTGATTCTATATTTTAAGGTATACTTGGCAGCACTGTATACTGAGTTATAGCATTATTAATGATGACTAACTTTTTCAATTGTagtataaacaaatatattgtttttttgtgttttctagattGTTAAAATATCTTGGTTTTCTCAATCAGTTCATTTATAAAGAGtagttttctgaaaatgtgGCTAAATATACTGTAACACTagtgtacaaataaaatattttcccaGTCTTAGCTCCTTACAAGTGTTTGACTGATCTACAGAGCATAACTTCTGTAACCATAATACCAAAACAATTACCTCTTTAATCATGACCTCTGTATTTACGTATCTTTCTACAAAATAATTATGTacaaaagtttacattttaacttGAGACTGGTAATAATACTGTTAGCCTAAGgaatttagcaaaaaacaaaaaacaaaaaacaaaacaatagcttTAGCTAGACAGTGAAACTTACAGCAAACTACAAGAACTTTAATATTAAAGCTTAATGGATTACTTGAACATTATACCACTATAACTgttcacaaaaataattatgtaCAGAAGTTTAAATCTTAACTTCAGACAGTAATAAGAAGGTagttaaaaatgactttagctAGAAAGTGAAGATAAACTACAAGAAATTATGAAGATTTGGTTGTAAAACCgttgacaaattaaaaacaaaaaagaagatggattatcctgtttttaaagttttctttgattttatgttACATAGAGGGCAAGTATTACCACAGCCTCCTGActaccaagaaaaaaaatactgtcccaatataattgtttttttttaagttcccAATCTTTGGAAGGTAAATAACCTCACCTCTTCACATTTGGTATCactgaaaagccctaaatgtcctctgtagataGCAAAAGGAGTTAATTTGGTAGCATGCAGTGGTTGGGAGgtattcaggtttacaaatgtcctccgTGGAGGACAAATTTGTACTAATTTTCAACAGAAatataacaggaaaaaaatacactaattGCCACCCTGATACCAACATGACCTGAATACAACTCATGAGGCTAAAATTCCAAAAcgaggagctttttttttttaactttatgatcgacaacttttttttttaaagaaaggtaAAAGTCTACACATGCAACGAGCAATTTCACTGTCATCAGTCTTTTGTCCTTCTCCTCCACAGCTCTCATGTCAAATccagtttgaaaacaacaagATTTTCAAGAGAGAATTCCACCTCTGGGGGGTAAGTAGGTCTCCTAAAAATGACCTTGCCATACTCTACCTTTCTTTTATGGTTCAACTTAAATCTGGGGATTAAGGGTTTACTGTTCCTTTTCTCTTGGTAGCTTTGACATGAATGGGGTTTGGGCCGACCAAATAAAGGAGGGTTGTATGTTAAAATAACATTCAGCAGATGAACACTCACACCGAagagtcttttttatttttgtcaaaaatccCAATTTATACTGACTGTCTgatttataatataaaaaaaaggcaaaacatcCATGCCATCCAGTCTTTTTATAGGCTGGGGTAGATGATGTAACAACAAAACGTACAAGAATGGAGACTAAATATATAAATGCTGATGAACATTGTTGATCAAGACAAACTGCTCTGGTAGATGAGATTCGATAATGGCTATAAAATCAAATTTCCTTTGTTCAGCTCTGACTTCCCCAATCCTCAGGTCATCAATGTCAAACAGAGCTCCGTCAACATGGTCCCTTCTAAAGTGGAGATCACACTATGCAAGGGTGATCAAGTAGCCTGGGGCAAACTGGAGGACCCCAATTACAAgcctgaaccagaacctgtaGAGGACGACTTCCTTCAAATCCCAGAGTCTCACCAGCCTGACTGGGACATCGATGATGATGACATCAGCGACTCAGATGAAGAGTGGGCCAACGACACGCAGCAGAATAAAATGGAGAACGTTAGTgatgagcagaagaaaaaagagcaagagatacaaaatttaaagaggaaagaagtggaggaggagatgaagagattgatggaggagaaaaataggatggaggagaggaggaaactagaagagcagaggagacaggaggaaCAAGGAGGGTATGAAGACATGCCAGATTTAGAAGATGAAGAAACAGATTTAGAATGATAAATAAGAGAAGGATAAATTGAATTTTGAAGGAAAGAAAGTTTCATATACAAttctgaaaattttaaatgttctacTGTTTTTTGCAACAAATCTGATTATCTGTGATGACTTTCCTATATTAGAATGTTTTTTCAAAGaatgtttatagttttatttttaagggaGACATTCAAGTAATGAGCATACTGCAGTATTTTATCATGCAACTTCACCAGTAAACTTGTCTGTTTCAGTGACTTGGTTTGGTTTTTCACaactaacagctaaaatgaacacCCATAAGAAGTCAAATCAATGAATGGGTAAAATAATGACTCACTGTCCAATTCTGCAAAAACCTTAGCTCTTTAGCTTATGAGTCATGGTTAAAATATTATAAGGCTGTAGTGCATTCGAATGCAGCCTACGCTGTTTTACTCAGCCTGAGAAACACTGACAGAACACACAACACGTAGGATAAAAAGCATGCTTTGcagtttacatttgtttttaagaaaggtAGTTTTATTACAGGAACTAAACACTTTTTTGATTGGGTTTCAATCCTTAAAAATCATTTGAGGTGGGGTTAGGTAGAAAGGTTGTGagcaaatatcttacctgttgtagacactAGTTCATGAACTTTTTTACTACACCACCATCAACTTTACATGACATGATTACTTACATGGAgctctgtggttatttgcaagaaGAATAAACTGGGCCTTTTTGGCCCGGTATGAAAATTATATTTCTACTGAGATAACCtggtaatgtgaaactgatcacatcttaaaaatgtacataatagcgtttgcatgaaccatGTCATACGTATTTatctccaccaaggaggttatgttttcagtagcgtctgtttgtttgtgtacaagattactcaaaaaagttaagaacagattttcatgagaTTTTCacgaaacatcaaacatggtacgAGGAACAAGTGATTGCTTATCCGGTCAAAGTTCCAGGtcgtcaaactgcacagctggacacctcatgggtgaaggatgatgcctattgatttcaaggtgactcctttgttaaaaccttctctatgctccagcaggtgaccTCTTTGTTATCTTCCCCAAGGAGGTTATATTTTCAGTCGTGTTGCTCCAGAAAAACTAATAATgtacagattttgatgaaattttcaggaaatgttttcacagaaaacaaacaaacaaaaaaaacaattgatgacatttttaatgGTGCTCTAGATCACACTAGTTTTTTTAATCGatgctatggccttggcagaggtttgtgctctccgagtgcttctagttttcaGACTGAAGTagttttaagacaaaaataaccCAATTTAGTCTGTACCTCAGAGCTACAACAGTGTTCAAACTTTGATCAGAGTTCACCACCAGTCACCTAATGACAAGTTGCAGAGtcagttttttaactttacagaaATACCtcttaaaaatatcaaaataatttaTGGACACCCTAAAAAAAGTGAAGAATTCTGGTATCATACAGAAGACAAAGCAGTACACAGAGACCTGCAGTTTAAATTGTATGATGAACAACAAGTCAAAGAAGCAAGTATAACACTTAATAAAAAGctcaacaaaatataaatggaCAACCTTCACACTTGAATAATTCTTTTAATCTCCAGAGGGTTGCACTgactttgtgtctttgttaCAAACTGCACATGATAACACAAGAAAACACCTCGCAATGTACAAGGTCGTGCAACATCTAGTCTGGCTTCCAGCATTGTGCACAGTCTCAGTTTATTGGCTGGGGGTGCGTTCACGTTGTATTTTGAATACTGCTGCACAAACCTGATTAAAGTGTTTGTGATCTGTAAATTCATTAGTTCCTCTGCTGACTTCTAAActccaaaaaaaattaaaaaaatagaattttagtccaaaaacacatttttgcacattttgcaaagaaataatacagacaaaaaaaaaattatgatctcttcaaaaagcaaaataaaaaaaaataaggacaactaattagaaaaaaataaaaaacaggcaaCTGGTTATTCCAAAATGGCTTTTATGTATGTGTTCCTCAACATTGTGATATTTTTCAGTTCAACATATAATAATCAAGTTGAAAGTGATAAAAATTTACCCAAAGATTGGCTTTACAGTTAACATTTCCACTGCgtaaactcttatttttttaaaatcataaataacaCTGAAGAATTTCAATAGgttgtttaaaatcaaacaaaattaaaatgaaataaaaaattaaaaatgaccttGCCCTCAGTTTTAGAATATCTTCTCATCTCTGATTGGTACAATGACATCTTTATGATGCTGTGACAGTGAAATGACTATCACATGCGATCACACGAGTAATTTTAAACTACCAGTGtagtaaacatttgtttttacatctttatacatttatatattttttaaatgattggtATTACATTTTATCACCACACTTTTATccatatattttttgtcataaataaaatatttttatcagttcaattaaaaaaacaacaacaacaacgaaaaaaaTTTGCATGTAAACACTCAAAATCTTAACATACAAACTAATATGCAAATATCTTTTCCCCTGTTAATTTTGCTTCATCGTAAAGTGCAAGGCAAAGATACAGTAAACTTTGAAATGTACTACACACAACTTTCGCATCTGAAGCGCATTGTaagcttacacacacacacttacacacacctTTTAAGTCTCAAATCCAAAGTACAGACTAGGCACAACACCACTAAAGCCTCGGAGGTGTAGAGCGTATAGCTGGCACGCCATGGGTACAGTAGCACAATCCTACCACAGCTGAACATCTACAGCGCCTCACAGTGACAACAACTTATCACAGGGTTTAgcttcaaaaatgtaaaaaaacaaaaccaaacaaaaaaaaatcagatattaaGAAACACTTGTCTTAACGAGAATAGAATATGCTTTTAGCCTCTTTTGCAGATGCAATTTTAAAgctaaatcataaaaatatgaaCTTGTTCTAAGTAAACCTCTATTTATAATTGCTTTGTGTAAGTATgtcttttgtactttttaaagtacTATATAGGGCTCAAGAATAAAACTAACTTAAAAAGACTAAAGGCATGCAGCTAATTTTTGTGCTAAACTTTAAGTTAGTATATTATTAGTTAACGTGTTACTCAGATTTAAccttacagtaaatatttttcCAAAGTTCTATTGTGGTTATAAAAATCTTAGTTTTTACTGCACTAAGAAATTATCCTGTAACTTAAACATTTGAATTTTGTGTCTTCACAGAGATAAATGTTTAATACGTAAAAAGCCCAAATAATCTCCAtatgaaattgtgtttttgttctttgtgttgctAGGTGAAATTTTCCTAACTTAACTACTATATTTtccaaatgtattttaaagcttttcttatACTCTCTATATTATTGGGTactcagataaataaaatattatttccaTCTGCTTTGGGAACCAACTATACTACTCCAGgtatttttaaagacaagttTTCTGCTGGATTTGCAACTCTGACTCACATGACAATTGAGCTTTTGATGAGAAAAactgatggggttttttttcaaacaatttcTAAAGTGGAGATGTTTACAACTACGTTTATGGTGTAGGGGTGGCTgaggctcagtggttagagcaacGGTCCTTTAATGAGAGAGTTAGAGGTTCGATTcttggcagcagtcacatgtcaaagtgtgcCCCATCATTGTATAAATGTGATgaaaagcactgattagactctataaaatgacttattcagattagctttgcgCTGTGTGGATGGGGAATTAAGGGCACACATTGTGTTTGTAAAGCAGCCTGgctggctagaaaggcgctatatagGTACAGTCCCTTTACTTGAAATATGGAACTTTTAAGAAATTATGTCACACTTGCACAATGTAACTTAAACCAAACAACAATGGTGCCCTTTTTTCTCGTAAAATAAACTTAACATTAAACTTTGTGTGCTGAAAAACTCAGTAACTGAAGGAACAGTAAACGATATCAAAACAAAGTTGAATTTTGTGAGAACCTTAGGGAAGCTAAGaatgttctgtctgtttttggaTATGTTGTTTATGTAGACGTTCTTGCCACTATAGTATGggtattttactttttttaatcacaggTTTTTGAGCCATTTTGTCATAACTACAGAAAGAATATCATGCATAGTGTAGACAAAGTTTTGATGGTATTTAgaaaaaggtaaacatttttTGATGCATGGTTTGtattagaaaacattttaataagttATCTCAACTctaaattttgtcattttatccaGCATTACAGGTTAAAATAACGCAAATACAATAAATCCTAGTGGTTGTTCTGCTTGAATTAACAAGACATCAATCAgtttaaatgataataataattaactCCCTTATTTATGATGTTTAAAGTATAATCTTAGAAGCTTCTGTaagcacaacaaaacaaaattcaagtTTACAAATGCTGAACTGAGCAAACAATCAGAAATTCACTATTTTGAGGCAGTTTTTCACTGTGAGGCGAAGGAAGGCGAAGTTATGCATGCAGGGACACAAACAGTATCAATATGCATGTATGCTAAGGAGTTTTATCAAAGAGGGAAGCAGCAAAGCCAAAACAGCTTCACAGATTTTCATTTGGGAAAATAA contains the following coding sequences:
- the zgc:92429 gene encoding cysteine and histidine-rich domain-containing protein 1, whose product is MSLLCYNKGCGQMFDSNRNKDDSCLFHPGVPIFHDALKGWSCCKKRTTDFSEFLSIKGCTHGPHSDVKPQEPLRPEVSSDKGDNKHTDNQEIIYQGPKSAEVLQKERPRSDEPLTKLPHKVSASLLQALEKIGINKTTENEQKESQNVMYGTRCKNTGCKTIYQGPDTDVEVCTHHPGAPVFHEGYKYWSCCCIQTTDFNDFLDQKGCSTGKHRWVAKQDKKKVACRHDWHQTGNTVVVTIYAKNSIPDLCSIEANRTVLSCQIQFENNKIFKREFHLWGVINVKQSSVNMVPSKVEITLCKGDQVAWGKLEDPNYKPEPEPVEDDFLQIPESHQPDWDIDDDDISDSDEEWANDTQQNKMENVSDEQKKKEQEIQNLKRKEVEEEMKRLMEEKNRMEERRKLEEQRRQEEQGGYEDMPDLEDEETDLE